One Aethina tumida isolate Nest 87 chromosome 5, icAetTumi1.1, whole genome shotgun sequence genomic window carries:
- the LOC109600682 gene encoding lysophospholipid acyltransferase 6, with product MYEEYEGSTLLEGLAAAVDLPLDQVNFFAAQLVALLLAVVYRKGFHPSVTSHGLRHCYGLAVGIALIYFCYGLHTLHLFVMSSMCFILLKVVSPRTVHIYVLVGSLTYLSLMHVWRVYYSYGSNKIDVSGPLMVLTQKVSSLAFSIYDGATKSEAEMTEAQKRFALPKVPTALEYYSYMFLFPTVLAGPTVYYKDYLQFIEGTDQPPNLNPTKTVFKKVLIALSCCLVFILLNPHFPIRRIKDEHFLETTDFSYKLYYLAMCTNLVRFKYYFAWIMADAICNNAGLGYNGQDPDDNPKWDKVSNVDIAKFEFAPSLKDAIEAWNKGTNIWLRFVVYERAPRFKVFLTYALSALWHGFYPGYYITFFTGAIFTVAARIVRKNVRYYFLENAEMKMFYDVLTFVVTRFVMAYVTFPFVLYEFWASVALYNKLFWHLHLAAILTIVLVPNCLPRSYAANPAKKEENVNIVRVLRSGSYRID from the coding sequence ATGTACGAGGAATACGAGGGCAGCACCCTGTTGGAGGGCCTGGCGGCGGCCGTCGACCTGCCCCTGGACCAGGTGAACTTTTTCGCCGCGCAACTTGTTGCTCTGCTACTGGCGGTGGTTTACCGGAAGGGTTTCCACCCTTCCGTCACCAGCCACGGCCTGAGGCACTGCTACGGTTTGGCCGTGGGCATTGCCCTCATCTACTTCTGCTATGGCCTTCACACCTTGCATCTGTTCGTCATGTCCAGCATGTgctttattttgttgaaagttGTGAGTCCCAGGACGGTGCACATTTACGTGTTGGTGGGCTCGTTGACCTACCTGTCGTTGATGCACGTGTGGAGGGTTTACTACAGTTATGGGTCCAATAAGATCGACGTCAGTGGCCCACTGATGGTGTTAACGCAGAAGGTGTCCAGTTTGGCTTTTAGTATCTACGATGGGGCGACGAAAAGTGAAGCCGAAATGACTGAGGCCCAGAAACGATTCGCCTTGCCTAAAGTGCCTACTGCCTTGGAGTACTACAGCTACATGTTCCTGTTTCCCACGGTACTGGCTGGCCCCACTGTGTATTACAAAGACTACCTCCAGTTCATTGAAGGGACGGACCAGCCACCCAATTTGAATCCCACCAAAACAGTCTTCAAAAAGGTACTCATCGCCTTGTCCTGCTGCCTTGTGTTCATCCTCCTGAACCCGCACTTCCCAATAAGACGCATCAAGGACGAGCACTTCCTCGAAACCACCGACTTCAGTTACAAGCTCTACTATCTGGCCATGTGCACCAACCTGGTACGGTTCAAGTACTACTTCGCCTGGATAATGGCGGACGCCATCTGCAACAACGCCGGCCTGGGCTACAACGGCCAAGACCCCGACGACAACCCGAAATGGGACAAGGTCTCCAACGTGGACATAGCCAAGTTCGAGTTCGCCCCCAGCCTGAAGGACGCCATCGAGGCGTGGAACAAGGGCACCAACATCTGGCTCCGCTTCGTCGTCTACGAACGTGCCCCTCGCTTCAAAGTCTTCCTAACCTACGCCCTGAGCGCCCTGTGGCACGGCTTCTACCCCGGCTACTACATCACCTTCTTCACCGGCGCCATCTTCACGGTGGCGGCCCGGATCGTGAGGAAGAACGTGCGGTACTACTTCCTGGAGAACGCGGAAATGAAGATGTTCTACGACGTGCTCACGTTCGTGGTCACCAGGTTCGTGATGGCCTACGTGACGTTCCCGTTCGTGCTGTACGAGTTCTGGGCTTCCGTCGCCTTGTACAACAAGCTGTTCTGGCACCTTCATTTGGCGGCCATCCTCACCATCGTGCTGGTGCCCAACTGTCTTCCACGCAGCTACGCGGCCAACCCGGCCAAGAAAGAGGAGAACGTCAACATAGTGCGGGTCCTCAGGTCCGGCTCATACAGAATCGACTAA